From Micromonospora rhizosphaerae, the proteins below share one genomic window:
- a CDS encoding serine/threonine-protein kinase, whose translation MQARDRIGDRYELTYPIGRGGMGQVWAGYDERLDRPVAVKFLRQMEVPEDEREVAVKRFRREARVTARLDHPGVPVVHDLGEHGPDLYIVMQLVPGVVLADLIAEQEELPVGQAASIAAQICSVLAAAHDASLVHRDLKPQNVMITPSGVVKVLDFGVAALLGPAEASRLTATGHTLGTPAYIAPEQASGGVVGPGADLYALGCILFEMFAGKPPYEAKNAPDMLRRHMQSPVPIVTEYRSDVPDDLAHLLFCLLAKDPADRPASAAEIQQLLTPFLEGAHSLGVVATRTVKPHAPVPPSGADFLPPQRSQPELVELRARARELAENERFVQAADVLEDALRSQPRVEPPAAEILALRLDLANLYVLAGDFRQARQAFEALARALDQSEDDHLAEECRRQATACQLELGEPTAVAEPPAIR comes from the coding sequence GTGCAGGCGCGGGACCGCATCGGCGACCGGTACGAGCTGACGTACCCAATCGGGCGCGGCGGGATGGGTCAGGTCTGGGCGGGTTACGACGAACGGCTCGACCGACCGGTGGCGGTAAAGTTCCTCCGTCAGATGGAGGTGCCGGAGGACGAGCGAGAGGTCGCGGTGAAGCGCTTCCGACGGGAGGCACGGGTCACCGCCCGGCTCGACCACCCTGGCGTGCCAGTTGTGCACGACTTGGGTGAGCACGGTCCGGACCTCTACATCGTCATGCAACTCGTGCCCGGCGTCGTGCTCGCCGATCTTATCGCCGAGCAGGAGGAGCTACCCGTAGGACAAGCCGCCTCGATCGCGGCGCAGATCTGCTCGGTGCTCGCCGCGGCGCACGACGCTTCGCTGGTGCACCGTGACCTGAAGCCCCAGAACGTGATGATTACGCCCTCCGGAGTGGTCAAGGTCCTCGACTTCGGTGTAGCCGCACTGCTCGGCCCGGCCGAGGCATCCCGCTTGACGGCCACGGGTCATACGCTGGGCACTCCGGCGTACATCGCGCCGGAACAGGCCTCAGGCGGCGTCGTCGGACCTGGCGCGGACCTGTACGCGCTCGGGTGCATCCTTTTCGAGATGTTCGCCGGGAAGCCGCCCTACGAAGCCAAGAACGCTCCCGACATGCTCCGCCGGCACATGCAATCACCGGTCCCCATCGTCACCGAGTACCGGTCGGACGTGCCCGACGACTTGGCGCATCTCCTGTTCTGCCTCTTGGCCAAAGACCCCGCAGATAGGCCGGCATCGGCTGCAGAGATCCAGCAGCTCCTCACGCCCTTTCTCGAAGGCGCTCACAGCCTCGGGGTCGTGGCCACGCGGACGGTCAAGCCCCACGCGCCTGTACCTCCGTCCGGAGCCGATTTCCTGCCACCGCAGAGGTCCCAGCCGGAACTGGTCGAGCTGCGGGCACGGGCACGGGAACTGGCCGAGAACGAACGGTTCGTGCAAGCGGCCGACGTGTTGGAGGACGCTCTCCGCTCACAGCCCCGTGTGGAACCGCCCGCTGCAGAGATCCTCGCTCTAAGGCTCGATCTCGCCAACCTGTACGTGCTTGCAGGCGACTTCCGGCAGGCCCGTCAGGCGTTTGAGGCGCTGGCGCGAGCCTTAGACCAGTCAGAGGACGACCATCTTGCTGAAGAGTGCCGGCGACAGGCGACGGCTTGCCAGCTCGAGTTGGGCGAGCCAACCGCAGTCGCTGAGCCGCCCGCCATCCGTTAA
- a CDS encoding DUF397 domain-containing protein produces the protein MTDLTGAVWRKSTRSGDNGGACVEVADNLPDIVAVRDSKDTDGPTLTYASQAWMALVAAIKSDGLTS, from the coding sequence ATGACTGACCTGACCGGCGCCGTCTGGCGCAAGAGCACCCGCAGCGGCGACAACGGCGGCGCGTGCGTGGAGGTCGCCGACAACCTCCCCGACATCGTCGCCGTACGCGACTCCAAGGACACGGACGGACCGACGCTCACCTACGCGTCACAGGCATGGATGGCCCTTGTCGCGGCCATTAAGAGCGACGGCCTCACGTCATGA